In Aegilops tauschii subsp. strangulata cultivar AL8/78 chromosome 3, Aet v6.0, whole genome shotgun sequence, one genomic interval encodes:
- the LOC109777921 gene encoding disease resistance protein Pik-2-like, with the protein MEVVTGAIGSLLPKLGELLKEEYKLQKGAKKDVQSLTREVASMQAALGKVGQTPREQLDEQVKLWAGEVRELSYVMEDTIDTFLVRVEGSEPEVNSDGSAFGALMKKMAKLFDKGKTRHQIADAIKDIKDRVQEVAQRRSNYKIDDIVASPPSSTTIDPRLSALYNKITDLVGIDEPREELIKRLAEGGDAIKVVSLAGFGGLGKTTLAKAVYESLRAQFDCAAFVSVSQNPDITRVFKKMLHQLDHKKYAHINEASWDETQLIDELREFLRTKRFCQYTLSN; encoded by the exons ATGGAGGTAGTGACGGGTGCCATCGGAAGCCTGCTTCCAAAGCTGGGCGAGCTGCTTAAGGAGGAGTACAAGCTGCAGAAGGGCGCCAAGAAAGATGTCCAGTCTCTTACGAGAGAAGTTGCGAGCATGCAGGCTGCGCTTGGCAAGGTAGGGCAGAccccgcgtgagcagctcgacgAGCAGGTCAAGCTATGGGCAGGAGAAGTCAGGGAGCTATCCTATGTCATGGAGGACACAATCGACACCTTTCTGGTCCGCGTCGAGGGCTCTGAGCCTGAGGTCAACTCAGACGGCTCCGCTTTCGGTGCGCTCATGAAGAAGATGGCCAAATTGTTCGACAAGGGCAAGACTCGCCATCAGATTGCAGATGCGATCAAGGACATTAAGGACCGGGTCCAGGAGGTTGCTCAACGGCGAAGCAACTACAAGATCGATGACATCGTCGCAAGTCCTCCTTCCTCAACCACCATCGACCCCCGTCTCTCGGCTCTCTACAACAAGATTACTGACCTTGTTGGCATCGATGAGCCGAGGGAGGAGCTAATCAAGAGGCTCGCGGAGGGCGGCGATGCAATCAAGGTTGTCTCCCTTGCTGGATTTGGGGGATTGGGCAAGACAACTCTTGCCAAAGCAGTATATGAAAGCTTGAGAGCACAGTTTGATTGTGCGGCCTTTGTTTCGGTGTCTCAGAATCCTGACATAACAAGGGTCTTCAAGAAGATGTTGCATCAACTTGACCATAAAAAATACGCCCACATCAACGAAGCATCATGGGATGAAACACAACTCATCGATGAACTAAGGGAGTTCCTTCGGACAAAGAG GTTCTGCCAGTACACCCTCTCTAATTAA